A window of Belonocnema kinseyi isolate 2016_QV_RU_SX_M_011 chromosome 9, B_treatae_v1, whole genome shotgun sequence contains these coding sequences:
- the LOC117179330 gene encoding uncharacterized protein LOC117179330, with protein MRLRRRGKAHCLGKADEVDLLGDKVEKTNARKYTRRQIFEILFENCFGCNKMSAIPQGTFAVRKVRQNNNRVFLTSKLENKEEGKNYSYPKSPQEGMELTPLQYNSKLMNSIWGLYNRYSVHNFKKIIGANEGVLTAAWGVVFQNSPPTTVLVNKAAVKKTQILGTEKWY; from the exons ATGAGGCTGAGAAGAAGAGGCAAAGCTCATTGCCTGGGTAAAGCAGACGAAGTTGATCTTCTCGGCGATAAGGTCGAGAAGACGAACGCCAGGAAATatacaagaagacaaattttcgaaatactttttgaaaattgcttcG gcTGCAATAAAATGTCTGCAATACCACAGGGAACATTTGCAGTACGTAAAGTGCGCCAAAACAATAATCGAGTGTTTTTAACATCGAAATTAGAAAATAAAGAGGAAGGGAAAAATTATTCCTATCCCAAATCTCCGCAAGAAG GAATGGAACTGACACCGTTACAATATAACAGTAAATTGATGAACAGCATTTGGGGATTATACAATCGTTATTCAGtgcataatttcaaaaaaattattggtgCTAACGAAGGGGTTCTTACGGCGGCTTGGGGGGTTGTTTTTCAAAACAGCCCTCCTACTACGGTCTTAGTTAACAAGGCCGCCGTAAAAAAGACTCAGATTCTTGGAACTGAAAAATGGTATTAA